Proteins found in one Anabas testudineus chromosome 1, fAnaTes1.2, whole genome shotgun sequence genomic segment:
- the coq7 gene encoding 5-demethoxyubiquinone hydroxylase, mitochondrial encodes MQRATQTALCNWSQLVGPAMLRQCCRGPLQRTSRAYSAVPPPRDAEEKEMLHQILRVDHAGEYGANRIYAGQMAVLGRSRTGPLIQEMWDQEKKHLEKFNEILADNRVRPTALLPFWNVAGFVLGASTALLGKEGAMACTVAVEESISEHYNSQIRTLMEKDPERYTELLNIIKEFRDDELDHHDTGLEHDAESLPGYWLLKNAIQLGCKAAIYVSQRV; translated from the exons ATGCAAAGAGCCACGCAGACAGCCTTATGTAACTGGTCTCAGCTCGTCGGTCCAGCGATGCTTCGCCAGTGTTGCAGAG GGCCCCTGCAGCGGACCTCGCGTGCTTACAGTGCGGTGCCGCCCCCGCGCGACGCCGAGGAGAAAGAGATGTTGCACCAAATCCTGCGCGTGGACCATGCGGGCGAATACGGTGCCAACCGCATCTATGCGGGACAGATGGCAGTGTTGGGCCGATCCAGGACTGGACCCCTCATTCAG GAAATGTGGGatcaagaaaagaaacaccTTGAGAAATTCAATGAAATTCTAGCAGACAACAGAGTTCGGCCCACAGCACTGTTACCTTTCTGGAACGTGGCTGGGTTTGTATTAG GAGCATCCACTGCACTGCTGGGAAAAGAGGGAGCCATGGCCTGCACTGTGGCGGTGGAGGAGAGTATCTCGGAGCACTACAACAGCCAGATAAGAACTCTGATGGAGAAGGACCCAGAGAGATATACTGAACTGTTAAAT ATAATAAAGGAATTCAGGGATGATGAGCTGGATCACCATGATACAGGGTTGGAGCATGATGCTGAGTCA ctACCTGGCTACTGGCTCCTGAAAAATGCAATACAGCTAGGCTGCAAAGCTGCAATATATGTTTCTCAACGTGTCTAA